One Mesotoga sp. UBA6090 DNA segment encodes these proteins:
- a CDS encoding MFS transporter, with amino-acid sequence MKGLGRNFWLFTTGRLVSLIGSGVQALAIPLYILDITGSGAMMGTFSIVTMLPRILFGPIAGVLGDRFNRKLIMIYMDFARGAAILTIAYLANIEALTITLLFVFQLIVSTLDISFDPATAAMLPDIIEEDNLMRGNSIR; translated from the coding sequence ATGAAAGGTTTGGGGAGGAATTTCTGGCTGTTCACAACTGGAAGATTAGTCTCGCTCATTGGAAGTGGTGTCCAGGCTTTGGCAATCCCGCTTTACATTCTCGATATTACAGGCTCCGGGGCAATGATGGGTACTTTCTCTATTGTTACTATGCTCCCCAGAATACTCTTCGGCCCGATAGCGGGAGTCTTGGGTGATAGATTCAACCGCAAGCTTATCATGATATACATGGATTTTGCTAGAGGAGCCGCGATTCTGACAATAGCATACCTTGCAAACATTGAAGCTCTAACCATAACACTCCTCTTTGTCTTTCAACTAATAGTCTCAACGCTGGATATCTCTTTCGACCCGGCAACAGCCGCTATGCTCCCAGACATCATAGAAGAAGACAACCTAATGAGAGGAAATTCAATTCGGTGA